ACAAtcttaatgaaaatatgcAGTTATAAAAGAAACTTAAGaacaaaatataattcaaaattaattttatttaagtTATTTAGGTTTAAAtgtattatatatatattatataatatttaatatataatatataatatataatatataatatataatatataatatatatttatggTAATTCAAAGCCAAATCAGAAAGATCACACTGGTTTGAATGATtataaaagatttaaaaaaaataagtgGATGGTATTATaccaaataaataaaaatgtttgttagaaaaaaaaggaacaaaataaaaagatatACCAAAACTTGAAAGCTTAGGCTTATATATCAGCGATTTGCATGCAAGATTAAGAATTACCGCTtgataaaatttgaaaaaaagtgCAAAAactgaattaatattagttcAAGTAGAACAACCATTACAACCACAATTAACACATTCAATATCTTCACCATCGTCTTGTAATTGATCTCTAGGCACTCTACAAATACAAGTTGTTCCATAATTAGTATTAGAAGTGGAAATACAATTAATACAACAAAGATATTCATATCCTTGTTTTTTCCACTTTGCAATCAAATCTTTATCAGCATACCCGTGATCCAAACAGTATTCATATAAATCTCTGGAGATTTCTTtatccaaataatatttggtaTATATAAATCTACTTCTTAAATGATTAATTCTGTATATTGGCcataaatattcattctttttcttaCCTTTAGTAGAAGAATTTTCTGCTTCT
This Cryptosporidium parvum Iowa II chromosome 7, whole genome shotgun sequence DNA region includes the following protein-coding sequences:
- a CDS encoding G10 protein, whose amino-acid sequence is MVKQFTNVPIPQGWDQIKDELEKYNEMMREAENSSTKGKKKNEYLWPIYRINHLRSRFIYTKYYLDKEISRDLYEYCLDHGYADKDLIAKWKKQGYEYLCCINCISTSNTNYGTTCICRVPRDQLQDDGEDIECVNCGCNGCST